Genomic segment of Bacteroides stercoris ATCC 43183:
TTCTATTCGCTGGACGACATACGCAACCTTACAATCGTATCACGCACCGGAGAGCATTTCCGGCTTGCGGACATTACCCGGATTGAAGAAAGCTACCAGACCCCGGCAAGCAACCTGATGCGCATCAACGGACAACCCGCTGTCGGCATCGCCATTTCCACCGTTCCCACCGGAAATGTGGTCGATATGGCAGCCGCCGTCAAGGAATCGCTCCAACAGATGTCGGGCAGCATGCCCGAAGGCTTCGAACTTGTAACCCTGTACGACCAGGGCTACGAATCGGCAGTCGCCAACCAGGGTTTTATCCTCAACCTCATCATATCCGTACTTACCGTAGTGGCAATCCTGCTCTTTTTTATCGGTTTCAAAAACGGATTGCTGATAGGCAGCGGACTGGTATTCTCCATTTTTGCCACCCTGATAGTGATGTTATGCACCGACATTGCACTTCAACGCATGTCATTGGCTGCTATCATCATCGCCATGGGCATGCTGGTGGATAATGCCATTGTGGTGTCCGACTCCGCACTGGTAAACATGCAACGGGGCATGAGAAAGCGGGTTGCCATCATGCGCGCCTGTTCCTCCACTGCCCTGCCGTTGCTGGCGGCAACCGTCATTGCCATATTGACGTTCCTGCCCATTTATTTTTCACCCCACATTACCGGTGAGCTGCTTTCCTCGCTGGTAATCGTTATCGGGGTTTCGCTGATGTTCAGCTGGGTGTTCGCACTGACGCAAACCCCGTTCTTCATTCAGGAATTTGTACGCCGTCCCCGGCCGGAAGAGTTGAAAAGCGCCCTGTTCGACGGAAAGTATTACAATATGTTCCGCCGTTCCCTGCACTGGGTCATCAAACATCGCTATGCCACAATAGCCTGCATGGTCTTACTGCTGGTACTCTCTGCATGGAGCTTCAAGTTCATCTCCAAAGTATTCGTACCTGCACTGGACAAGCAATATTTTACCGTAGACGTATGGCTGCCCGAAGGTTCCAACATCGACGAAACCGGGAAGCTGGCGGAAGAAATGGCAGAATATATCCGTACACACGGGGAAGCGGAAATGGTATCTACCTTCATCGGCAGAACCCCACCCCGCTATTATCTGTCGAACGTAGCATTCGGACCTCAGTCCAACTATACACAACTGCTTGTGAAGTGCCATACTTCGGAAGAGTCGCGCCGGCTCAACGCCGCATTGCAGGACTCTATCCGCCTGAAATTTCCCGGACCGCTCATCAAAGTAAACAAATTCGAACTGAGCCCGCTGACGGAAGCCGTTATCGAAGCCCGCTTCCTGGGCCCCGACCCGGCAGTGCTCGATTCGCTCGTAGGGCAGGCCATCGAAATCATGCGCCGTAATCCTAAAGTAGCGGATGCTCGTAACGAATGGGGAAATATGGCATTGATGCTACGCCCCGTCTACGATCCGGTAAAAGCCGGCGAACTGGGCATCACCAAAGCGCAGATGATGCAATCCGTCAAATCCATCAGCGACGGTGTACCGGTAGGCATCTATCGGGATAACGAGAAGAAAGTCCCTGTTCTGCTGAAGTCCGAAGGATACGACATTACGGATGCGGCTTCCCTGGGCAACTTCTCCGTATGGAACGGCGAACGCTCGGCTCCCTTATCGCAAGTGACGGAACGCATTGAAACAACGTGGGAATTTCCGCAGATGCGTACCTATAACCGCCAACTCAGCATGGCTGCCATGTGCGGCGTAAAACCTGGGCATACCATGGCAGAGGTACACGGGGAAATACGCAGTGAGATAGAGGCAATGCCGCTACCGCCGGGTTATACATTCTTTTGGGATTCGCAGTACAAAGACCAGGGTGAAGCCATGGAAGCGATTGCCAAATACTTCCCGCTGGCATTCCTCATGCTGATTGTAATTCTGGTGGCGCTGTTCGGCAACTTCCGCCAGCCCATCATCATCCTGTGCATACTTCCCCTGTCACTGATAGGTGTCGCCGTAGGAATGCTGCTCACCGGATTCGATTTCGGCTTCTTCCCCATTGCCGGCTGGCTGGGATTGCTGGGTACGATTATCAAAAACGTTATCGTGCTGATAGACGAAATCAACATTCAGCGCCGCGAAGGAGTTCCTGCTTACACAGCCGTGATAGAATCCACCGTTTCGCGTACCCGTCCCGTACTAATGGCGGCCACGACCACCATTCTCGGTATGGTTCCGTTGCTGTTCGATATTGCTTTTGGCGGCATGGCAGCCACAATTATCTTCGGACTGACATTCGCCACTTTGCTGACGCTGTTTGTCACTCCGGCATTATATATCCTGTTTTATCGTATCAAAATCAATAAGTAAGCATGAAGACATTCTATACTTTATTACTTTTTTATTTGTGTGTTCAACCCGTATTTTCCCAGCAGGATTCCCTGCTGGAGAAATATAGGATAATGGCTCTGGACTATAACCACGACTTGCGTGCGGCAGACAAGAACATAGCTTCCAGCATGGAACTGATAAAAGCCGCCAAAGCCGATTTAAAGCCCAAGCTGTCGGGAGACGCAAACTTCCAGTACACCGGAAATCCCATCGAACTTACCGTGAACCTGCCCCAAAGCAATCCTCTCACTTTCGAAGGGCATGACATGAAATACGGCGCATCCCTCTCGTTGATGCAGCCTCTCTACACCGGCGGACGCATCCGCGAATCCATCCGGCTGGCAAAGCACCAACAATCCATGAATGTTCATCAGGCGGAACTGCTCCACTCCTCCGTATGCTACCAGACGGATATGCAATACTGGAATGCCGTAGCCCGCCGGGAACTGATGAACATAGCCACAGACTACCGCAACTCGGTCGCTTCACTGGCGCGCACTATCCGCGAACGCGTTGAAGCGGGACTTGTCGACCCTCAAGACCTGCTCATGGCAGAAGTCAAACTCAATGAAGCCGAATACCAGGTATTGCAGGCACGTAACAGTTTTGAAACCGGACGCATGGCACTCAACTCCCTGATAGGCATGCCGCTCGAATCCGAGACCGAAGTGCAAGAGTCCATTCCCGTAGTGCTTCCGTCCGACAGCCTGTCGGCATCCGACGGAAGCAACCGTCCCGAACTGCTTATGGCACACGACCAAATAAAAATAGCCGAAAGCCAGGGTAAGCTGACGGACTCCAAATACAAGCCGCAACTGTATGTCGGAATAGACGGCAGCTATTCCTCACCCGGCTATGACTTCAAAACCGACCTCGACCCTAACTATGCCATATACGCCACGCTGTCCGTTCCTATTTTCGAATGGGGCAAACGGCGCAATGAAAAACGCTCTTCCGCCTGGAAAGTAGGCATGGCAAACGACTATCTCAATAAAGTGACGGATAACGTAAACCTCGAAATACAAACCGCCCGCACTTCTCTTGCACAAGCCATAAAACAGGTGGACCTCACCGGAAGTTCCCTTGAGAAAGCACGTGAAAACGAACAGAAAGCACTGGAACGTTATGAAGAGGGGAAAATCTCCATCATGGAAGTCATTGAAGCCCAGAACTACCGGCAAGCCTCGCAAATAAACTACGTACAAGCCAAAGTTTCAGCACAAAGTTCCTACTCCGGCCTGATAAAAGCATTGCACAGCTATTGAGTTTTCCCAAAACATTATAACTTTGTCCCCCATGAAATGGAATAATCTGATATACGGCATTCTGTTCTCCGGATTAGGAGCGTTCTCCTACTTCCTGCTGGTAGACTACACCAATCTGTCTCCTCATATTGCCGATGCACTCTATTCCCGCGGAGCGTTCATCTATTTTATCCTGGCATTCAATGTGCTGGGATATGCTACCCTCCGCCTCAGTTCATGGATTAATACACAGTATGCCGTAAATATGCGTTCACGGTGGAAAATTCCCGTCATCTATCTGGCAGGCATGTCGCTCTTCCTGTTGCTGAACTACGGGCTGCTTGTTAGCGCCAAAATACTGGCGGGAGCAGCCAATCCGTTCTCCATTCAGCCAAGAGGATGGTGGATGCTGATTACCATCTGGCTTGTGGAACTTGTTGTCTTGGGATTATTACTGGCAAACCGTTCTACCCAAAAGGCGTTGAGGCTGCAACAACGGGCGGCTGTATTGCAGGCCGAAAACGACACGGCACGCTACACCGCCCTGCAAAACCAGCTCAATCCTCATTTTCTGTTCAACAGCCTCAACACGCTTATAGCTGAAATTGAGTATAACCCCCAAAATGCGGTACACTTCACCAAGCACCTGTCCAGTGTTTACCGTTACGTGCTGCAAAGCCAGGACAAGACACTGGTGACGCTCGGCGAAGAGCTGGAATTTATCCGTTCGTACCTTTTCCTGCACGAGGTCCGTCTGGGCAACTGCCTTACGTGCCAAAACAACGTTCCTGCGGAATATGCGGAAAAGATGCTGCCGCCCCTCACGCTGCAATTATTGGTAGAGAATGTAATCAAACACAATTCCATCACTCCCGGCAAACCTATGGTTATCACTATCCGCATCGAAGATGAGTATCTGTCCGTCAGCAATCCGATACACCCCAAAAAGAGCGTCGCATCATCCGGAATAGGACTGGAGAACCTTGCCAAACGTTGCGAACTGATGTCGGGCAAGAAAATCATTATCAAGAACGAAACCGAAAAATTTACTGTAAAAGTCCCTTTGCTATATGAATAAGCCTGCTATTGCCATCATTGAAGACGAGATTCCTGCTGCCCGCCTGCTGCATTCCATGATTGCCCGCCTGCGCCCGGAATGGGACATCACCGTAATTCCCGGCAGTGTGGAAGAAGCTACCGAGTGGTTTGCCACGCATCCCCACCCCGACCTTCTCTTCCTCGACATACAACTTGCCGACGGCAACTCGTTCGACTTTCTTTCGGCAGCTCATCCCTCATCCACCATCATCTTCACCACCGCTTACGACCAGTATGCAGTCCGTGCGTTCACCGTCAACAGCATCGACTATATCCTGAAGCCGATAGATGAGCAGCGTTTGCAGGAAGCCATTGATAAATACGAACACTTGCAGCAGTGCAGCAATCCCCGTCCCGACGACTATCTGGCAACTCTGCTGGATGCCCTGCAATCCAAAGAAAAGCAATACCGCACCCGTTTCCTCATATACCGCGCCGACCGTTTCTGGTCTTTGCAGGTCAGCGATATAGCTTATTTTTATTCGGAGAACAAAATGACCTTTGCCGTTACCCGCAACAATCAGGAACATGTACTCGACCTCTCGTTGAATAAGCTTTCCGAACAACTGGATCCCGACCGCTTCTTCCGTGCCAACAGGCAAATTATCCTGTGCATCGATGCCATAGACCATGCCGAACCCTACTTCAACGGAAAAATATCGGTAACGGTACGTCCGCCGTATAAGAGTAAAATCACAATCAGCGAGGAGAAACTCGCCGCTTTCAAACGCTGGCTTAATTTTTAATTCAAAAGAAAGGCGTATCTTTGCACCCGATTTTACCAAACTACTTTCTATAAGCATGAAAAAAGGACTGCTATACGCTATATTGGCATCTGTGCTATGGGCCATCGTAAACCCGTTCATCAAGCAAGGGCTCAGTTATGATTTTACTCCGATGAATTTTGCCGGGCTGCGTTTCACCAGTGTAGGCGTTCTGCTTTTTGCCTATACCTGGCACAAGGGAATGTGGCAGGAAATAAAGCAGCACCGCAAACTGTTCCTCAATCTGATATTCATTAATATGTTCATGGGTTATACGGCCTTTTATTTCGGAGTGGACTTCGTAAGCGGGGCTATATCATCCATCATCATGGGCATGACGCCGCTTATCAATGTACTGCTTGCCCATCTGCTGGCAAGTAACGACAAACTGAACGGCTACAAAATCGTCAGCCTCATCATCAGCCTTGCAGGCCTCTTGCTGATTGTAGGGATGGGCAGCGACGGTGAGCCGCTGGACTGGAAAGGCATCACAGGCATCATACTACTGTTGCTCAGCATTATCTTTCAGGGCTATTCCGCCATCTCCGTATCCGAAGAGAAAGGCAAGGTCAACCCTATCTTCCTGAATGCCGTACAGATGTTTTTCGGTGGCGCCCTTATCTACGTCATAGGACTGGGCACGGAAGGTTATCACTCTTTCATCGGCAAGCCTGCCGGATTTTATATCAGCCTGGGCATCCTCGTATTTATTTCCGTCTTTGCATTCAGCTTCTGGTTTATGGCGTTGCAAAGCAAAGGAGCAAAAGTCAGCGACATCAATATGTGCCGCCTTATCAACCCGATTCTCGGAGCTGTATTAAGTTGGATAATGCTTGCGGGAGAATCCCCCACATTCAGTACGGTAGCGGGAATGCTGATTATTGTCAGTTCGCTGGTTATTTATTTTAAAGGAGCGGAGATTGTAAAATACATCAGTACAAGGAAATAAACAGAACGGATAAAGCAGCATGATATGATTTTACTCACACAATCAGAAGAAAGCATCAGGCTCTTTCCAGAACTTCATATCCTTGCGGATAGAATTATGTGAGAAAGCACAGAAAAATGACTATAAAAATGGCATATGAAGTGGTTATGCTCTATCATCTTCACATGCCATCTTATTTTTTAGGGACATTTACTGGATATCCCTAATTATAGTATATTTCATGATGAACTTGATTTATTGAGTCAATTTACTATAGCTGATAAAGTAATACTAAATAAACCAATGACGATCATCGGTGAATCTGGTGATATTGGGCAGTTACAATGGTATGGTATGGTATTCTATTCTACACTGATTACCCGCTTTGCCCAATCCCCTGCTTGCTTTGCACTTCCATTGCATAGCCGTCCTGCCTGCCATCCGATTTGAGGATATAGCGCCTTGAGCTGTTTCACGCTACCTGTAATAGAACTGCCGCCGGAAGTGGCAAATGGAATGACTGCCTTACCGGAGAAGTCATATTTCTCAAGAAATGTATTGACCGGACGAGGACACAAATCCCACCATATCGGATAACCGAGGAATACTACGTCGTAATCTTTCAGATTGAGTGTCTCCCCACCCAATGCAGGACGTGAATTTTCATCCGCCATTTCTACCGAACTACGGCTTGCTTTGTTATTCCAATTAAGGTCTGCCGAAGTGTAGGCTACAGCCGGAGTAATCCGATACAGCTTACCGTTAACAGCTTGAGCAATGGCACCGGCAATTTTTTCCGTAGTTCCGGTGCAGGAGAAATAGGCCACGAGAATTTTCTTATCGGATTGCATACCGGTATCCGTTGTCTGTTTTTGTGCTTTCGATGAGCAACTGAAAGTTAGTAAACTCATAATTACCAATATAAATTGTTTCATTTTGTTATGATTTGATTTTTTTATTTGTCACGATGGGGTGACCTGAGCATCTCCTTATGCCTATCATACGTTTACGTATATTTGTTGAGACACTCGTTTCCTCAAGAAGAAATAGACTCGGTCGCAATTACCGTTTATTTGTTTCGAGGTTATCATACTCTTCGTCCGTCACCGGTTCGAGCCATTCATTGAAAGCACTTTCACCGGGAACCTCGAAAGCCAGATGAGCAAACCAACAGTCTGCAGCAGCTCCATGCCAGTGCTTGACGTTTGCCGGAATATGGATAACCGTGCCCGGGAGAATTTCCACGGCAGGTTTCCCCTCTTCCTGATACCAGCCGCGTCCGGCTACGCCAATCAGCATTTGTCCGCCACCACTTTTGGCACGATGGATGTGCCAGTTATTGCGGCAACGAGGTTCAAACGTAACATTGGATATATTCACCTGCTCGCGCGAAATGGGAGCAAGGTAACTGTTGCCGGTGAAATACTTCGCGTATGCAGTGTTCGGTTCGCCGACAGGAAAAATCATTCCGCGCTGGAAAGCGGCTTTAGCATCTTCACCAACGGCATCTTCCGCCCATACGTCTTTTGCCAGATTGAACGCCGCCCATGCTTTCGGCCAACCGGCATAAAAACCGATGTGGGTAATGATTTCGGCAATCTCAGTACGGGTAATGCCGTTCTTCTTTGCCGACTGCAGATGAAATACGAGCGAATTGTCTGTAATACCCTGACTGATAAGTGAGGTAACGGTTACTAAACTACGGTCGCGCAGACCAAGCTTGTCGGTGCGGCTCCACACTTCTCCGAAAAGAACATCGTCGTTGAGCTCCGCGAATTTAGGGGCGAACTCTCCTAATCGGGTACGCCCAGCTGTCTGTACTATTTTCTCCTGTGCCATAATATTGAAAGTTAAGATACTGAATACTGAAATTAAAAGAATCCTGTTCATAGTCATTCCATTTACCGTATGAAGTTATTGATATTTCCGGTTGTTTTCCAATTGCAAAATTACCACGATTACGCAAACCGAATTGTATATGATTTACGGATATTTATACCCGAATCATTGATTCTGAAATTAGAGAGGTATGCAATTCAACATATCCGAACCGGGAATGACGAGAACAAATAAGGGAAGCAACCATCCTCAACAAAGCGAAAAGAGACGGAATGCCATAACAAGAACGTACCTTATTCAGACAGGCTTTTACTTTTTATTCTCCTCAGTATTTTAGGGAACTGCCAGAAAAACAGCAGCGTACAGCAAATGGCAGCCGTAGCATCGGATATGGCTTCTGCCGCATATACACCTGCTACTCCCATAAAATGCGGCAGTATCAACGCCAACGGTATCAGCAGGATTACCTTACGCAGCAATGCTATGAAAATGGATATTCTGGCCTGCCCCAACGCCACGAACATATTCTGACAGGCACGCTGTAAACCGAAAATCGTCATACCGCCCAAGAATACAGGCATCGTCCAGCGAACAGTTTCTATCAGCCTTGCATCGCTCGTAAAGGCGGATGCCACAATCGCGGGGAAGCAAATCATAAACAGCATCAGGACGAGATTGAAAGAAAACATTGTAATCAGCGCAATTCGGAAGCACTCCTTCACACGCTGCTTGTCGCCATGCCCGTAGTTATAGCTTGCCACCGGAACAAACCCCTGCGCAAACCCCGTCAGCGGCACGCTGGCAAACTGCATAGACGTTTGCAGGACGGTAAGCGCACTGACATAGATATCTCCGAATTCTTTCAGACTGCTGTTGAGCACAAACCCCACCAGGCTTTCCGTACTCGCCATGATAAAAGGCGATACGCCGAGCGCCAGCATGGAGAGCACGATACTCTTTTCCAGCTTCATATACCGCCTTTCCAAAGGCAGGGAAGCGCGCCGTGAGAAAAGGAAGGACAGCACCCACACCGCACTGCAAGCCTGCGACAGCACCGTAGCCAACGCAGCGCCTTTCACTCCCATATCCAACCAGAATATGAATATAGGATCAAGAATAATATTCAACAAAGCCCCTATCAACACCGAACACATGGCAACCGCAGGGCGCCCCTGTGCATTAATGAAAGCATTCAGTCCGGTAGACACTTCCACAAACAGCGTCCCCAACAGATAAATGGAAAGATAGTCCTCCGCATAGCCCAGCGTATGCTCCGAAGCACCCGTAAAAAGCAGGATAGGCTCCATAAAGGTATAGGCTATGAACGAAGTAAGCAAAGTGAAAAGAATCAACAGAGTAAAGCCATTGCCAAGTATCTTTCCGGCACGGCGACGGTTGCCCTGTCCGAGGGCAATGGCAGCCAACGGAGCACCGCCACCACCCACAATGGCGGAGAAAGAAGAAATCAGCACAACGAGCGAGATGGTCACCCCCACTCCCGCCAGCGCATCGGTTCCGATGCCCGGTATGTGTCCGATGTAAATACGGTCTACAATGCTGTAAAGCAGATTGACAAACTGTGCTGCCACCGCAGGCAGCGCCATCTTGAAAACCAAAGGCAGCATACGCTCCGTGCCCAGGCGTTCTTCGTACTTATTAGTCATGATTGGCAGAGTTTACTCTTATTCTCTTAGATTCTGTTGTTACGGAAAAGTGCTTATTTCCGGCTGACGATTGTACCCGTAGCCTGATTGGTAGGCATTACCAGCACCTCGGCCACTTGTATATGCTCGGGTACGGCAGCGGCAAAGTACACCACTTCGGCAATGTCGTCGCCTGTAAGCGGACGGATGCCCTTGTACACATTATCGGCAGCCGCCTTGTCGCCACGGAAACGCACTACGGAGAAATTCGTCTCCACCAAACCGGGCTTGATGTTGGTCACCCGTACGGGAGTATCCACAAGGTCGATGCGCAAGCCGTCTGACAACGCCTTTACGGCAGCCTTGCTGGCACAATACACACTACCGCCCGGATAGGCATAATCGCCTGCAATGGAACCCATATTGATGACATGGCCGCGTCCGCGTTCCACCATTCCGGGAACCACCAGGCGGGTCATGGCAAGCAATGCTTTGATATTGGTATCAAGCACGATGTCCCATTCGTCCGGATTGCCTTCGTGTTCCTTGTCCACGCCGATTACCAGTCCGGCATTATTAATGAGGATATCTATCGCTTTCCATTCTTCGGGAAGCGAGTCAAGAGCCGCTTTCGCAGCCCCGCGGTCGCGTACGTCGAAAGGCAGCAGACAGACATCCGCGCGATATTCCGTTTCCAGTTCGCGCTTTACGGCAGTCAGTTTCTCTACATTCCGTCCGTTGAGAATCAGGCGGTAACCATTCATGGCAAACTTACGTGCACAGCCCTCTCCTATACCCGAAGAAGCACCTGTGATGAGTACTGTTTTCTTTTCCATTTCTTACGAAGACTTTAATGTTACGGACTGCAAAGTTAGGACTTATTTGCGAGTATCGGTCAATTACCCGCAATTTATAACTCATGACTCTGTTTTGGGTTGTTCGATTTTTCTTTTCCCAAGTATTTCCTTCCATTTCTTTTGCGAGTTCTTTGGAGGCGTTTTATGAGAACAAAGCGAGTGTGTGGCGAATAAAAAGAGGAAACATCCGCCTCCAAAGAACTCGCAAAAGAATGCTGAACAATTTTTAAACAAACTCTAAAGTTTTCAAGAAAATATGTACCTTTGCGCCACTTTTTTTATGCCTGACTATATCAGGCAGAGATTTGTTTAATTAGTTTGGATAAAGTAAGAAACGCTTATGCAAAAGTCCGACTGCATCATCGGTGTAGAGCACGTATCGAAGTTTTTCGGAGACAAAGCCGTACTGAATGATGTGAATTTGTCTGTCCGCAAGGGCGAGTTTGTAACGATATTGGGACCGTCCGGTTGCGGAAAGACGACATTGCTGCGTCTGATTGCAGGCTTCCAGACAGCTTCGGAAGGAGTGATTACCATTGCAGGAAAAGACATCACGCAGACACCACCCCACCGCCGCCCGGTGAATACGGTGTTCCAGAAGTACGCCCTATTTCCTCACCTCAACGTATTCAATAATATTGCTTTCGGCCTCAAGCTGAAGAAGCTCCCCGCCGCCACTATCGAAAAGAAAGTGAAGCAGGCGCTCCGCATGGTGGGCATGACCGACTATGAAGACCGCGATGTAGACTCCCTTTCCGGCGGACAGCAACAGCGCGTTGCCATAGCCCGTGCCATCGTCAACGAACCCGAAGTGCTGCTCCTCGACGAGCCCCTTGCCGCCCTCGACCTGAAGATGCGCAAGGACATGCAGATGGAACTCAAAGAGATGCACCAGAAGCTGGGCATCACCTTCATATACGTCACCCACGACCAGGAAGAAGCCCTCACCCTGAGCGACACCATCGTCGTGATGAGCGAAGGCAGGATACAGCAAATCGGCACTCCGACAGACATCTACAACGAGCCTATCAACTCTTTCGTAGCCGACTTCATCGGCGAGAGCAACATACTGAACGGTGTCATGGTGCACGACCGGCTCGTCCGCTTCTGCGAACACGAGTTCGACTGCGTGGATACCGGTTTCGGCGACCGTACACAGGTGGACGTCGTAATCCGTCCGGAGGACATCTACATCTTCGAACCCTCGGATGCGGCGCAACTGACGGGAACCGTAACAAGCTCCATCTTCAAAGGCGTGCACTACGAAATGCTGGTACAGACCCGCGAGGGCTACGAGCTGATGGTGCAGGATTACCACTGCTTCGAGGCAGGCCGCGAAGTGGGTCTGCTGGTAAAACCTTTCGACATCCACGTAATGAAGAAAGAACGCACCTGCAACACTTTCGAGGGCAAGCTCCTGGACGAAACGCACGTGGAATTCCTGGGTTGCAGCTTC
This window contains:
- a CDS encoding SDR family oxidoreductase, producing the protein MEKKTVLITGASSGIGEGCARKFAMNGYRLILNGRNVEKLTAVKRELETEYRADVCLLPFDVRDRGAAKAALDSLPEEWKAIDILINNAGLVIGVDKEHEGNPDEWDIVLDTNIKALLAMTRLVVPGMVERGRGHVINMGSIAGDYAYPGGSVYCASKAAVKALSDGLRIDLVDTPVRVTNIKPGLVETNFSVVRFRGDKAAADNVYKGIRPLTGDDIAEVVYFAAAVPEHIQVAEVLVMPTNQATGTIVSRK
- the potA gene encoding polyamine ABC transporter ATP-binding protein encodes the protein MQKSDCIIGVEHVSKFFGDKAVLNDVNLSVRKGEFVTILGPSGCGKTTLLRLIAGFQTASEGVITIAGKDITQTPPHRRPVNTVFQKYALFPHLNVFNNIAFGLKLKKLPAATIEKKVKQALRMVGMTDYEDRDVDSLSGGQQQRVAIARAIVNEPEVLLLDEPLAALDLKMRKDMQMELKEMHQKLGITFIYVTHDQEEALTLSDTIVVMSEGRIQQIGTPTDIYNEPINSFVADFIGESNILNGVMVHDRLVRFCEHEFDCVDTGFGDRTQVDVVIRPEDIYIFEPSDAAQLTGTVTSSIFKGVHYEMLVQTREGYELMVQDYHCFEAGREVGLLVKPFDIHVMKKERTCNTFEGKLLDETHVEFLGCSFECSPVQDIGPETPVTVEVDFQNVILEDNEEDGRLTGEVKFILYKGNHYHLTVFTDWDEDIFVDTNDVWDDGDRVGIRIAPENIRVIKR